A genomic region of Negativicoccus succinicivorans contains the following coding sequences:
- a CDS encoding phage tail tube protein: protein MDNLQTMLAKDTLSAKMARAFITTREGERYLLFQAKTLEATLEKEKEEVAILGRMQKGHKSVSMKGSGTMTIYKNTALFDDMMLRLVNEGIDTYFDLQVENEDPTSDAGGRVVILTGCNIDKTTVASYDADGKLLEDEIGFTFEGVKIPKNFRMLDGMQA from the coding sequence ATGGATAATCTTCAAACAATGCTTGCAAAAGACACGTTATCGGCGAAGATGGCGCGCGCTTTTATCACGACTAGAGAGGGCGAACGCTACTTGCTTTTTCAGGCGAAAACGTTAGAGGCGACGCTCGAAAAGGAAAAAGAAGAGGTCGCAATTCTCGGCCGCATGCAGAAGGGTCATAAGTCCGTAAGCATGAAAGGGTCGGGCACTATGACCATTTATAAAAATACGGCGCTTTTCGATGATATGATGTTGCGGCTCGTCAATGAGGGTATCGACACTTACTTTGATTTACAAGTGGAAAACGAAGATCCGACGAGCGACGCGGGCGGCCGTGTTGTTATTCTTACCGGCTGCAACATCGACAAGACGACGGTAGCAAGCTATGACGCTGACGGAAAACTGCTTGAAGATGAGATCGGTTTCACTTTTGAAGGGGTCAAGATCCCTAAAAACTTCCG
- a CDS encoding PBSX family phage terminase large subunit, whose amino-acid sequence MNERRVYLPDVVGKGYGAFWKWRGRYRVVKGSRASKKSKTTALWYIYNLMKYPAANLVVVRKVFRTLQNSCFSDLCWAIDRLGVGAYWKATKSPLEIVYMPTGQKILFVGLDDPLKITSLSVPRGVLCWAWIEEAYEVTSEEAFNRLDESIRGQLPKGLFTQLTLTFNPWSSRHWLKKRFFDEESPQVLALTTDYRCNEFLSPSDLALFEEMKKNKKRYRVAGLGDWGIVEGLIYDNWTEKAFDIDALRKQEGINAAFGLDFGFTTDPAALWCGLVDKGKRLIYVFDELYEKGLTNQELYKAIEARGYAKEQITADSAEPKSIEELRRAGLTRVRKSRKGPDSIRHGIQQIQNFQIIVHPRCVNTLRELSLYAWAKDKFDEYTGKPEDDNNHLMDAMRYALAGTLGKELVGFGG is encoded by the coding sequence ATGAATGAACGGCGCGTTTATCTTCCGGACGTTGTCGGCAAAGGTTACGGGGCTTTTTGGAAATGGCGCGGACGCTATCGTGTAGTAAAGGGAAGCCGCGCGAGCAAAAAGTCGAAAACAACGGCGCTTTGGTACATCTATAATCTCATGAAATATCCGGCGGCGAATTTGGTCGTTGTCCGGAAAGTCTTTAGAACGCTTCAAAATTCGTGTTTTTCCGACTTATGCTGGGCGATTGACAGGCTGGGTGTTGGCGCGTATTGGAAAGCGACGAAAAGCCCGCTTGAGATCGTCTATATGCCGACCGGGCAAAAAATATTGTTTGTGGGTCTCGATGATCCGTTAAAAATAACGTCGTTATCCGTTCCGCGCGGCGTGCTTTGTTGGGCGTGGATCGAGGAAGCCTACGAGGTGACATCAGAAGAGGCTTTCAACCGACTTGATGAATCCATTCGCGGGCAGTTGCCGAAAGGCTTATTTACACAGTTGACGCTAACCTTTAACCCGTGGAGCAGTCGGCATTGGCTGAAAAAACGCTTTTTCGACGAGGAGAGCCCTCAGGTGTTAGCGCTTACAACGGATTACCGATGTAATGAATTTTTGAGCCCGTCGGACTTGGCACTATTCGAGGAAATGAAAAAGAATAAAAAGCGCTACCGGGTGGCGGGGCTCGGCGATTGGGGCATTGTCGAGGGCTTAATTTATGATAACTGGACTGAAAAGGCCTTTGATATTGACGCACTGAGAAAGCAAGAGGGCATAAACGCGGCGTTCGGGCTTGACTTCGGTTTCACGACTGACCCGGCGGCGCTATGGTGCGGGCTTGTGGATAAGGGAAAACGCCTGATATACGTGTTTGATGAACTTTACGAAAAAGGCCTGACTAATCAGGAGCTGTACAAGGCGATAGAGGCACGCGGTTATGCGAAAGAACAGATCACGGCGGACAGCGCAGAGCCTAAATCCATCGAGGAGCTGCGCCGGGCGGGATTGACGCGAGTGCGAAAGAGCCGCAAAGGCCCCGACAGTATCCGGCACGGCATTCAACAGATACAGAACTTTCAAATTATCGTTCACCCGCGCTGTGTAAACACCTTACGCGAGCTGTCGTTGTACGCGTGGGCAAAAGATAAATTCGATGAATACACGGGCAAGCCGGAAGATGATAATAACCACTTAATGGACGCTATGCGGTACGCGCTGGCGGGCACGCTCGGTAAAGAGTTAGTCGGCTTTGGAGGTTAA
- a CDS encoding phage tail terminator family protein translates to MAGNRDLIDGVSAALYNAFGVPVYTDFQRQNAIFPCFFIERITHGEEQELDRRYWRTNHFDIHYFATRDGVDIDTLELTDIADTMTLVLEYIDVGGALVRGERMEWRETDGVLHFYISYDFHIMRPREKVENMQTLDAKGRVNDGNKEN, encoded by the coding sequence ATGGCGGGAAATAGAGATTTAATCGACGGAGTATCGGCGGCACTGTATAACGCCTTCGGCGTTCCTGTGTATACCGATTTTCAACGGCAAAACGCTATTTTCCCGTGCTTTTTCATCGAAAGGATCACGCACGGCGAAGAGCAGGAGCTCGACCGTCGCTATTGGCGGACAAACCATTTCGACATTCACTATTTCGCGACGCGCGACGGGGTGGATATCGACACGTTAGAGCTGACCGACATAGCGGATACGATGACGCTCGTGCTGGAGTATATCGACGTAGGCGGCGCATTAGTACGTGGCGAACGTATGGAATGGAGAGAAACTGACGGGGTGCTGCACTTTTACATTTCGTACGATTTTCACATCATGCGGCCGCGGGAAAAGGTCGAGAATATGCAAACGTTAGACGCGAAAGGGCGGGTGAACGATGGCAACAAAGAAAACTAA
- a CDS encoding HK97 gp10 family phage protein — translation MADVKLNIDQWKKFAEAVAKSTDQKRIDEAKSNALRQMAAAYLRAAIKKTPKGLGGTVKIGGEKKRLKKVDKDKTWKAGEVDERYVSIGEGEKERVIHVNSEHMQRSWDAGKIEKTSRAHRIAITNSASYASFVNDGHRQTPGRFIPIIGKKLVNNFVEGKHITEIAQAYTESKAGGIIRRQTSELLKGLKNGGK, via the coding sequence ATGGCTGACGTTAAGCTGAACATTGACCAATGGAAAAAGTTTGCGGAGGCAGTCGCGAAGTCAACCGATCAAAAACGGATTGACGAGGCTAAATCAAATGCGTTGCGGCAAATGGCGGCGGCGTATTTGCGGGCAGCGATCAAAAAAACACCAAAAGGACTAGGCGGCACGGTCAAAATCGGCGGTGAAAAGAAACGACTAAAAAAAGTCGATAAGGACAAGACGTGGAAAGCCGGCGAAGTTGACGAGCGTTACGTTTCGATTGGCGAAGGCGAGAAAGAACGGGTAATACACGTTAATTCGGAGCACATGCAGCGGTCATGGGACGCGGGCAAGATTGAAAAAACATCTCGCGCGCACCGGATCGCGATCACCAACTCCGCGTCGTATGCTTCTTTCGTTAACGACGGGCACCGACAAACGCCCGGGCGGTTTATCCCGATTATCGGCAAAAAGCTTGTGAATAATTTCGTTGAAGGCAAACACATCACCGAAATTGCGCAAGCCTACACCGAAAGCAAGGCGGGCGGAATTATCCGGCGGCAAACGTCGGAATTATTGAAAGGGTTGAAAAATGGCGGGAAATAG
- a CDS encoding phage scaffolding protein produces MTKEELKALGLSDEQADKIVEDYGKNFVAKSQFNAKNDELKALKAERQTAQAELDKLKADNANNADLVKQLDELKAAQAKREEEYAAQVEQMKLDAAVDRSLVAAKVKNAKAVRALLDMGAVKLDGETISGLDEQIKALKTSDGYLFEQDAQISGVIPGRGADPAPKNSIEQLIDGAIANI; encoded by the coding sequence ATGACCAAGGAAGAATTGAAAGCGCTCGGCTTGAGTGATGAACAAGCCGACAAGATCGTTGAGGATTACGGCAAAAACTTTGTCGCAAAGTCGCAATTCAACGCGAAAAACGACGAGTTGAAAGCATTGAAAGCAGAACGGCAGACGGCACAGGCTGAATTGGATAAATTAAAAGCCGATAACGCCAACAATGCGGATCTTGTTAAGCAATTAGACGAGTTGAAAGCGGCGCAAGCGAAACGCGAGGAAGAGTACGCGGCGCAGGTGGAACAGATGAAACTTGACGCGGCGGTGGATCGTTCGCTGGTTGCGGCAAAAGTGAAAAACGCAAAAGCGGTAAGAGCCCTTTTAGATATGGGCGCGGTAAAACTTGACGGCGAAACGATTAGCGGACTAGATGAGCAGATCAAAGCGCTTAAAACTTCTGACGGCTATTTGTTTGAGCAGGACGCGCAGATCTCGGGCGTTATCCCGGGTAGGGGCGCAGATCCCGCACCGAAAAACAGTATCGAACAACTTATTGATGGCGCAATCGCCAACATTTGA
- a CDS encoding terminase small subunit, with product MAKLTRKQELFATEYVRLKGNGTQAAIAAGYSEKTARSIAVENLAKPNIKKRIAELIKEADAEKIADAKEVLQLLTEIVRGEMSEEVVAINPQGEESRTNRKPTIKDRSKALEILSRCLGMTLPETQVNVTPVIITGEDKLDE from the coding sequence GTGGCGAAACTGACAAGAAAACAAGAACTGTTTGCAACCGAATACGTACGCCTTAAGGGCAACGGCACACAGGCGGCTATTGCGGCCGGATACAGCGAAAAAACGGCGCGTTCAATAGCTGTTGAAAACTTGGCAAAACCAAACATAAAAAAACGTATCGCGGAGCTGATAAAAGAGGCCGACGCGGAGAAAATCGCCGACGCAAAAGAGGTACTGCAACTGCTGACGGAAATAGTCCGCGGAGAGATGAGCGAGGAAGTCGTCGCGATAAATCCGCAGGGCGAAGAGAGCCGGACGAACAGAAAGCCGACGATAAAAGACAGAAGCAAAGCGCTTGAAATTCTTTCCCGGTGTCTTGGAATGACCTTGCCGGAGACACAGGTAAACGTTACTCCGGTCATCATCACCGGAGAGGATAAGCTCGATGAATGA
- a CDS encoding DUF3310 domain-containing protein encodes MNNDIINHPAHYTDGKFETIDAIESWRLGYHLGNAVKYISRAGKKSKDTELEDLRKARWYIKRYLDYHREKVESIVAIDYAADKGLDQDLSGAILCLSVSAILSDEPQDLSVRQALAALERAIGVREARAND; translated from the coding sequence CATCCGGCGCACTACACGGACGGGAAATTTGAAACGATTGACGCTATCGAATCGTGGCGGCTTGGGTATCATCTGGGCAACGCGGTCAAGTATATTTCTCGTGCCGGCAAAAAGTCTAAAGATACCGAACTAGAGGACTTACGAAAAGCCCGTTGGTACATTAAGCGATATCTCGATTATCACCGAGAGAAAGTGGAAAGCATCGTTGCGATAGATTACGCAGCGGATAAGGGGCTTGATCAGGATCTTTCCGGGGCGATTCTTTGCTTGTCCGTGTCGGCGATACTGTCGGACGAGCCGCAAGATTTATCCGTGCGTCAGGCATTGGCCGCGCTGGAACGCGCGATCGGTGTCAGAGAGGCCCGGGCGAATGATTAA
- a CDS encoding minor capsid protein — MAYNYWEERFKRLKTAEMRKAERANADLARVYRETLRQLRAEVEQWYDRFAKENKISLAEARRILDNRELKEFKMTLADFIKEAKRLDLDPAHIRMLENASMRVRLTRSQEIYLKTAQYVEKLAKTQGWQLNGLMREVYTDSAYKTAYETQKVTGFENFRAVRERQIEEAISKPWAPDGADFSSRIWKNKTQLINSLQTDITQSLMTGTSTAQLSEKIAARFNTSYNQAYRLVETETAYIQERAMLDTYDELGLEQYQICAVLDSKTSEICQDLDGKVFDRKDAKPGITMPPFHCHCRSTTVPYIEGLLDDGGRVARDPETGKTVEIPDMTYKEWYNKYVKNTNTGALIGLKTSNGITIAKLSKHQQERADIRNLDLDGIRDALINPLHVGDVVVKDNGNSQRFIGEATTVNINPDTGVIITSWPTGKSRLKKYKKGK; from the coding sequence ATGGCTTATAACTATTGGGAAGAACGTTTCAAGCGGTTAAAAACGGCAGAAATGCGAAAGGCTGAACGGGCTAACGCGGATCTTGCCCGGGTATATCGTGAAACGCTCCGCCAACTTCGGGCAGAGGTCGAGCAGTGGTACGACCGGTTTGCAAAAGAAAATAAAATAAGCCTTGCGGAGGCGCGGCGGATCCTTGATAATCGAGAGCTGAAAGAATTCAAAATGACGCTGGCGGACTTCATCAAGGAGGCAAAGCGGCTTGACCTTGATCCGGCGCATATCCGAATGTTAGAAAACGCATCTATGCGCGTACGTTTGACGCGGTCACAAGAGATATACTTAAAAACGGCGCAATACGTCGAAAAGCTGGCGAAAACGCAAGGCTGGCAACTTAACGGACTAATGCGCGAAGTTTACACCGATAGCGCGTATAAAACGGCGTACGAAACGCAGAAAGTAACGGGCTTTGAAAACTTCCGGGCAGTTCGTGAGCGGCAGATTGAAGAGGCGATCTCGAAACCGTGGGCGCCCGATGGCGCGGACTTTTCATCGCGCATCTGGAAAAACAAAACACAACTAATCAATTCACTACAAACGGATATCACGCAGTCGTTGATGACCGGAACGAGCACGGCGCAACTATCGGAAAAGATCGCGGCGCGGTTTAATACTTCGTATAATCAAGCTTACCGACTTGTCGAGACGGAAACGGCCTACATACAAGAGCGGGCAATGCTCGATACTTACGACGAGCTCGGACTGGAGCAATACCAGATCTGCGCTGTTTTGGACAGTAAAACAAGCGAAATATGCCAAGATCTCGACGGTAAGGTGTTTGACAGGAAAGACGCAAAACCGGGAATAACAATGCCGCCCTTTCATTGTCATTGCAGGTCAACGACCGTGCCGTACATTGAGGGCTTACTCGATGACGGCGGCAGAGTGGCGCGAGATCCTGAAACGGGCAAAACGGTCGAGATACCGGACATGACTTATAAGGAGTGGTATAATAAATACGTAAAGAATACCAATACCGGTGCGTTGATCGGGTTAAAAACCAGTAACGGGATTACTATTGCTAAGTTGTCTAAGCACCAGCAGGAAAGGGCAGATATCCGCAATCTTGATTTAGATGGTATTAGAGATGCATTGATAAATCCACTGCATGTTGGAGATGTCGTAGTAAAAGACAACGGAAACTCGCAGAGATTTATCGGTGAAGCTACAACTGTGAATATAAATCCTGACACAGGGGTTATTATTACATCGTGGCCGACAGGTAAATCTCGTCTAAAAAAATATAAGAAAGGGAAATAA
- a CDS encoding phage portal protein, which produces MSILETLRNFGRGQSLVKEEKTVLFNDAMTEVEFLEKEIKAFLTSGKRRQMIEGAAYYNGVHDVAEKVRTAIGENGQPEAIHNLPNNRVTYNTYANLVDQKANYLLANPIEPQTDEEDFKEKVAAILDTAFDKRIRAIGVDALNCGIGYLLVYVADGELKYKRLKPYEVLPFWKDEEHEELDAFIRIYGVEEYKGREKKTVQHVEYYTLDGVKYFIYTDAGKLEPDINREDETYLTYKSADGVKGFNWARLPLIAFKYNANEQPLLARVKSLQDALNDMVSGVLDRIQEDSRNTILVVKNYEGTKADEFRHNLSQYGVVFVRTEDGAEGGVDTLQIEVNPGNYEIVIKLLKKAIIECGRGYDAKDDRLGGNANQLNIKSMYSDIDLDADSMQLEFSVALDRLLYFVGLVADGFRVIKHKPVLWKFNRDIIINEADTIANARDSVGILSMRTIVANHPWTADANDELRQIEKERSETIPALEDYAKPTETGENTEE; this is translated from the coding sequence TTGAGCATTTTAGAAACGCTACGGAACTTCGGGCGCGGTCAGTCGCTCGTCAAGGAGGAGAAAACGGTGCTTTTCAACGACGCAATGACCGAGGTTGAGTTTTTAGAGAAAGAGATAAAGGCCTTTTTAACGTCGGGCAAACGGCGCCAGATGATCGAGGGGGCGGCCTACTATAACGGTGTTCACGACGTCGCGGAAAAAGTCCGTACGGCGATCGGCGAAAACGGGCAGCCGGAGGCGATTCACAATTTACCGAATAACCGGGTGACGTATAACACGTACGCGAACCTTGTCGATCAAAAGGCTAACTACCTTTTAGCGAACCCGATCGAGCCGCAGACGGACGAAGAGGACTTCAAAGAAAAGGTCGCGGCGATCCTTGATACGGCGTTCGATAAGCGTATACGGGCGATCGGTGTCGACGCGCTGAATTGCGGTATCGGTTATTTGCTCGTTTATGTAGCCGACGGCGAATTGAAATATAAGAGGCTTAAACCTTACGAGGTATTGCCCTTCTGGAAAGACGAGGAACACGAGGAGCTGGACGCGTTTATACGGATCTACGGGGTTGAGGAATACAAAGGCCGCGAAAAAAAGACCGTTCAACATGTGGAATATTACACGCTTGACGGCGTTAAATATTTTATCTATACGGACGCGGGCAAACTTGAGCCGGACATCAACCGTGAAGATGAAACCTACTTGACGTACAAGAGCGCGGACGGCGTGAAAGGCTTTAACTGGGCGCGGTTACCTTTGATAGCGTTCAAGTACAACGCTAACGAGCAGCCACTGTTAGCGCGCGTGAAATCTCTGCAGGACGCGTTAAACGACATGGTGAGCGGCGTGTTGGATAGAATCCAGGAAGACAGCCGCAACACGATTTTAGTCGTTAAAAACTACGAAGGCACAAAGGCGGACGAGTTCCGGCATAACCTTTCGCAGTACGGCGTGGTATTTGTCCGGACGGAAGACGGCGCAGAGGGCGGCGTTGATACACTCCAGATTGAAGTCAATCCGGGCAATTATGAAATCGTTATCAAGCTACTTAAAAAAGCGATTATCGAATGCGGGCGCGGGTATGACGCAAAGGACGATAGGCTCGGTGGGAACGCTAATCAACTGAACATTAAAAGCATGTACAGCGATATTGATTTAGACGCCGACAGCATGCAGCTTGAGTTTTCGGTCGCCCTGGATCGGCTTTTATACTTCGTCGGACTGGTCGCTGACGGTTTCCGCGTAATCAAGCATAAGCCGGTACTCTGGAAATTCAACCGCGACATCATCATCAACGAGGCGGACACGATCGCCAACGCCCGCGACAGCGTGGGTATTCTGTCCATGCGTACGATCGTCGCTAATCACCCGTGGACGGCAGACGCGAACGACGAGCTGCGGCAGATCGAAAAGGAAAGAAGCGAGACGATACCCGCCCTTGAAGACTATGCGAAACCGACGGAAACGGGCGAAAATACAGAGGAATAG
- a CDS encoding DUF1492 domain-containing protein: MIKCNRQARAELEGLREMNARIDALIMDREKLAARATSLARPLSEPVSGTRQSDIANAAAKLVDMGREIDRTIDEYYERKDQILEKINALSDARYRLLLSWYYVQTERLTLEEVADKMGYHHQSLRRLHVLALDAYQKKHFS, encoded by the coding sequence ATGATTAAATGTAACCGTCAAGCGCGGGCGGAGCTTGAGGGGCTGCGCGAAATGAACGCGCGGATCGACGCGCTGATCATGGACAGAGAGAAACTGGCCGCCCGCGCGACGAGCCTTGCGCGCCCTCTTTCCGAGCCCGTCTCGGGCACCCGTCAATCGGACATCGCCAACGCGGCCGCTAAATTGGTCGATATGGGAAGAGAGATTGACCGGACTATTGATGAATACTATGAACGAAAGGATCAGATTTTAGAGAAAATAAACGCGCTTTCTGATGCCCGTTATAGACTTCTTTTAAGCTGGTACTACGTACAAACGGAGCGGCTGACCTTGGAAGAGGTCGCCGATAAGATGGGCTATCATCATCAATCTCTGCGTCGGTTGCACGTTTTAGCGCTGGACGCATACCAGAAAAAGCACTTTTCATAA
- a CDS encoding phage tail sheath subtilisin-like domain-containing protein yields the protein MALGGGKWIFQNKKMPGTYINFVSKDRAMTDIADRGFAALALELDWGKVGEIFRVDAEDFQKRSLEIFGYDFGAPEMKGLRELFRNLKTGYFYRLNGGGVAAKNSLATAKYAGTRGNDLVIAVQNDPDHSGNFIVKTLIKSGGGLRAVDEQTNIAGFKDLKENAYVTFAKTGTLSVTAGEALAGGTAGEAVTVADYQKFVGLIEPYYFNILAYPGADEAVKTLLVNFTKRCREETGAKFQLVVHGLERANYEGVISVKNDVKDEGAEKGSLVYWLAGKEASCPINASCTNALYDGEYTVDTALKQFELEKAITDGMLTFHNVTDSVSGNVVGDVRVLSDINTFTEFTKDKNRDFALNQTVRVLDNAALDIARLFNRLYLGKVQNDESGRISLWKDGVALFEEYQRVRAIQNFREQDLPIPTQGEEKTAVLWTFEIQPTACMEKLYCTVVVA from the coding sequence ATGGCACTTGGCGGCGGTAAGTGGATTTTCCAAAACAAAAAAATGCCGGGCACTTACATCAATTTTGTAAGTAAGGATCGGGCAATGACCGACATCGCCGATCGCGGCTTTGCGGCGTTGGCGCTTGAGCTGGATTGGGGTAAAGTCGGTGAAATTTTTCGAGTAGACGCGGAAGATTTTCAAAAGCGCTCGCTCGAGATTTTCGGTTACGACTTCGGCGCGCCGGAAATGAAAGGTTTGCGCGAACTGTTTAGAAACCTTAAAACGGGCTACTTCTACCGTCTTAACGGCGGCGGGGTGGCGGCTAAAAACAGTTTAGCGACGGCGAAATACGCGGGCACGCGCGGCAACGATTTAGTGATCGCGGTACAAAACGATCCGGATCACTCGGGCAACTTTATCGTTAAAACACTGATCAAGTCGGGCGGCGGCTTGCGGGCTGTTGACGAACAAACGAACATTGCCGGATTCAAAGATTTGAAAGAAAACGCCTATGTTACATTCGCGAAAACAGGCACGTTATCGGTAACGGCTGGCGAGGCATTGGCGGGCGGCACAGCCGGTGAGGCGGTAACGGTAGCCGATTATCAGAAATTCGTAGGCTTAATCGAACCGTACTACTTCAACATCTTAGCCTATCCGGGCGCTGATGAAGCGGTTAAAACGTTACTCGTAAACTTTACGAAACGTTGCCGCGAAGAGACGGGCGCGAAGTTCCAGCTCGTCGTTCATGGACTGGAGCGCGCCAACTATGAGGGCGTTATTTCGGTTAAAAACGACGTAAAAGACGAAGGCGCGGAAAAAGGTTCGCTCGTTTACTGGCTCGCCGGTAAAGAGGCATCGTGCCCGATTAACGCGTCCTGCACTAATGCATTGTATGACGGCGAATATACGGTTGATACGGCGCTTAAACAGTTTGAGCTCGAAAAGGCGATCACCGATGGCATGCTTACTTTCCATAACGTGACGGATAGCGTGAGCGGTAATGTTGTCGGCGATGTTCGGGTATTGTCCGACATCAATACATTTACCGAATTTACGAAGGATAAAAACCGTGATTTCGCGCTTAATCAGACTGTTCGCGTACTGGATAACGCGGCGCTTGATATTGCGCGCCTTTTCAATCGTTTGTATTTGGGCAAGGTGCAAAATGACGAATCCGGCCGCATTTCTTTGTGGAAAGACGGCGTCGCACTTTTTGAAGAGTACCAGCGCGTAAGAGCGATCCAGAATTTCCGCGAACAGGACTTGCCGATCCCTACTCAGGGCGAGGAAAAAACGGCCGTTTTGTGGACGTTTGAGATCCAGCCGACGGCATGCATGGAAAAACTGTATTGTACGGTAGTCGTGGCATAA